From Podospora bellae-mahoneyi strain CBS 112042 chromosome 5, whole genome shotgun sequence:
TGCACGTTATGcagcttcctccacctcttcaCAACAGCCATATATTGCCAACTCACAGTAAACCCAGCCGCTCAACtaaccctccacccccaacttCTTCGGCCCCCTCGCAACAAAAATCATCAtactccccaccacctccacctccacctcctcaaaagcCGCCTTaagcccctcctccaactgtGCCCTTGTATCTCTCTCATTCCCAAAAACCTTATAAACCCGATTATACAACCACAACGTatacctcaccctcacccccgccaGTCCCCGGGCTTGATACTCCCTCCCGGGCAAAATAGTACACCCAACCagcaccccatcccccctcaacaacctcgccgccatcccaAAAACCCCATTTTTACCCTCCGGTGCCTTGGTCCGCAGACAATGAAAAAGGTTAAACATCGTCACAACATCatacctcctctcccccaaacTCTTGGGTATATCCCCATCCAGCACATCATGAAGTACCGTCTCGACCGTAGCCAGCTCTCCCAACCGGCCATTCACACCctcaatcctcctccttgccttcTTCAGCGTAGAAAGATTATTATCCATCAACGTGATCCTCATCGACTGCCTATTCCCCAGACAGGATTTCAGCGCCTCCGCAACAAAAAACCCCGTCCCGGCACCAACGTCGAGATGCTCCCAGCATCTGGCTTCTGTGTGTTCTGACGGCGAGAAGTATTTCTGGAATAGTGGGAGTTGGACAGACTTTGTAGGGCAGCGCCATATTCGCGTCATGTTGTGGCCCAAGACGTGGATGTCGTAGTAGGAGAGTGTGAAGGCGTTGTAGTaggttgaggtggggggCTTGCGGCcgttgggtggggggttcTCGTGGAGAGTCATGGGAAATCGTGGGATTGGTTAGAGGGCTTGGGGGCGTCGTCGAAGGGTGTCaaagtggtgatggagggggtttggacGCCGGTCAATGGGCGCGCTCGTGTCTTttgagggtgttggtctTTACTGACGATGCCTTGCCAGTTTTCCTTGTTGCTTTTTCGCCAAAGGGATATGTCCCAAAAATCCTTAAAAATGCAACAAAACCCGGTGAATATAGCGGTATCTCagtgaggagagagaggagcaACTGTGGACAGGTGTGTAAGGTAAAGTTCAATTGCTCCGAGAGGCAGTGAATGAAGGAAGGCGTGAGACGGAAATAGAAGCATGGAAGCCGCGTTGCGCCTCGTGGTCTTCACTATCTCCGTGGTCAGCGGCCATGGTGAATATCTCGGTTCCACTTTGGCGTTGCGATATGGTATAGTTGTCACTTGCGGGAAATCTTGGTAGTTGTGGACAGATATATGTATATAAATAAGGCCGAAGGCCGGTGGTTCGAATTTCATCCGATATCTCCTCAACAATTGGATCAACTCGGGCCACGTCGTTAAACGGGAAAAGAAGCGCCTGGCGTGACATGGCAAACTTGCGGCTCGGAGTGTGTCAAAGTGTGCAAGCGCTGCAATTCATCGCTGTCATTACTGGGTATAGACGCCTCAGAATACTCACCATCTAAAGCTTGGCCTTGACAGcacccttttccctctgctcctcctcttctctaGCCTCCTTGTTCAACCTCCGCCACATATCCTTCCGCAGCTCATGCCCATCCATAAACGCCCTAAACCACTCCCTCTGAAACTTTGGCAACCTTCTCCCCATACCATTCTCCGGCTCCCCCGCCAGTCTCCTCACATCCTCAAAATACTCCTCAAAATCCGGAAACACCAACGTAAACTtgaccccatcccccctagCCTTgatcctcttctcctcccactccttcatcacctccacACTCGGCAGActcgccctccccgccaacacccTAGCAGCGAAAACAGCCTGCCACTCAAAAATCTTAAACGTCAGCCCCGCACCGACAGCACCGACAAAAAGCAACGTTGGGTCTCTCTGGTACACCACGTGCTGATACAGCTCCGGCACGCGGTTGTTCCTAATCTCCACGTCTGGCAGAAACGGCATCGTCCACGTGTATCCCGTCCCAAAGATGATCGAGTCCACATTTGGAATGCTCTTCCCATCAGCCAAATGCACCGTCCTCGTCTTGGGACACACAGACTTGATCGAAGGGTGTTGCTGAATCCTCGGGTGCTCAAAcgcaccaccgccaaagtAGCCATTTGCCGCACggccgatggtgatggtgtggacTGGCAAATCGGCCGTCTTGGAGTGCGCGAGGTCGTAGGCGATGTCAGCTGCCGACACGGAGGCGCCTACTACAACCACGCGCTAGATTAAAGTTAGAACAGGTTCCCGCCGCCGGAAATCCGAAGCAAAAGGGGCAAACAAACCTTGTTTTTGAAatatcccctcccccgaaaGTGCTTACTGTGAATCACACTCCCCGGCCTCCCCTTTTCAAACTCGTCCAGCCCGTCGATCGCGGGTATATACGGCACCCAGTAATGCCCgctcgccaccaccaccgcgtcAAAGTACTCTGTCCACCAGTAATCTttctccttgccctcctttCGCAGCACTAGCTTCCACTCTGTGCCTACCTTTTCGGCCAGCtcgacggtggtgttgtagGACACCAAATCCTCGTAGTTGTTGCGCTCGATCAGGGACTTGATGTAACGCTGCATGACGGTCCAGTGTCGAAAAGGGGTTTCTGGCCCGTGGAGAGCGATGGACTTGTCGGTCTTGTCGGCTGGGATTGGCTCCTGGCTGAACGAcatggggaggtggtcgaCGTTGGTTTCGAGGTAGGGGTAGACGGAGGACTCGGTGAAGCGAGGGCGGTCAGACTTGGGTGTTTGGGCTGGGAGTTTGGGTGGGATGGGTAGGGGGGTGTCTGCGGTGCGGTTggcgagggaagggaagttggtgagggttggggggcggGCTTTGTCGCCGATCCTGGGGATTTGTCAGGAGCTGAGGGTCGGACATGGTGAGGGGTGCAAAGAAATTACCAGCATCCTCCGGCCTCTTCGCGCCTTTCAAAAACACGGATGATATCAAAGGTTTTTTCTTGGGCGAGAGCGTcaatggcgatggcgccGGCTGGGCCGGCACCGATGACGGCGACGCGCTTGATTGGTGGGCGGGACATGGTTGGTTTGACTGGAAAAACGAAGATATCGCATAAAATgtgtcggtggtgatgttttggagcCGCGTGGCATTATGTATGTCTGCCACCTAGCCGTCCGGCCGTGTGGGTCGGGGTGTGATCCGGGCCAAGCCGGGGGTGGTTCGGGAACGGCCCACCCTGGCGTATTGTGTTATATCACGCCATCGCTgcgatggggaggtgaaCGACGCTTTTCCACAGTGACGGGGGACGAAGCTGACCGGGAAAAAATCCGAACTGATTTTTTGCTAGGGCAGAAGTATTTTGAAAGAAAAACGACAAAGACGAAGTCGAcaccggtggtggtgatttggTAGCGCCTGTGGCTGGCAAacagaaaaaacaaaaatgtTGGTATGCTAACAAACAACTACCGGTGACGTTTGGTGTTCGGTGAGCCAGGCTGCAGCGTTCCTGCTAAGACCTTCCCGATTCGCCCAGGCGTGGTCTGGGCCCTGTCAAATCGTCCCCCGTTTCCCAACTGCCTTCCATCTCCCCGACACCAGTTTCCTTTTCGTTAGACTAATGGCACATTGTGAACCAGTCATTGTTACAAGCTTCAAATTTTGCCATTACGCAGCTATCCAGTTTCTTGGTATCGCCACGACTCGATACCTGTTCCTGGATGCAGTAGTCGATTCTACCACAAACTTGACTTGGACGAGTTCAATGACACAGAGGCAGTATGCTTTCTCGACAAGGCCAGAAACGAACAGCAACTCTGACATTCCTTGAGGACTCTCCTCCTATCAGGCCCCAACATGATCCACCCTACACCACACCacatctcatcccatcccacaATGAATGCCGACTGGGCACCAGCACTACTTATCAACGCTCTCCGAGCCCGGTCTCCGGGACGCCTTGCAGCGACTGGTCCCCGCGAATGCGGGTGTTCCGCCTGTACCACCCAACTAGCGGGTCCGCACGTGGGAACTGCATCTCGATGCCATCCACGGCCTGGATCACGTCAACGCTGGCAACAAGGGTTCCGACCGTTGGCTCCCGCGCCCCGAGCTGATCTTTGATCGGCAGTCGCTGTCGATAAAAGCAATGCCACGTCTCCCTGTTTCTGTCACTGATTCCTCGGTGTCATCTAGCTCTTCAACCACACCGCCAAGCCTCGGACAACATGGTTCAACCATCCGTCAAAATGGACACCAAGAAGAGCGGGAACGACGTGGACTCTGGGACATCCTCTtctgttgaagaaggatggACAGAGTGGGATGAGACCAAGGCCCGGAGGAAGTCCGTTTGTCTTATCTTCCGTCTACTACGAAGCGCGGCGCTGACATCGTGCGTAGGGTTGACTTTTCCGTTTTGCCATTGTTGTTCCTTGGGCTTCTAGTCTTTCAGCTTGACCGGATGAACATTGCTAGCGCCTTGACTGGTGGCTTTGCAGAGGATATTGGTGTCTCGTTGGATACCATCAATGCTGGCAACCAGATGATGTTTGCTGGTATTGTGCTGTTGGAAA
This genomic window contains:
- a CDS encoding hypothetical protein (COG:H; EggNog:ENOG503P6E1) — encoded protein: MTLHENPPPNGRKPPTSTYYNAFTLSYYDIHVLGHNMTRIWRCPTKSVQLPLFQKYFSPSEHTEARCWEHLDVGAGTGFFVAEALKSCLGNRQSMRITLMDNNLSTLKKARRRIEGVNGRLGELATVETVLHDVLDGDIPKSLGERRYDVVTMFNLFHCLRTKAPEGKNGVFGMAARLLRGDGVLVGCTILPGREYQARGLAGVRVRYTLWLYNRVYKVFGNERDTRAQLEEGLKAAFEEVEVEVVGSMMIFVARGPKKLGVEG
- a CDS encoding hypothetical protein (EggNog:ENOG503NZAF; COG:Q), whose amino-acid sequence is MSRPPIKRVAVIGAGPAGAIAIDALAQEKTFDIIRVFERREEAGGCWIGDKARPPTLTNFPSLANRTADTPLPIPPKLPAQTPKSDRPRFTESSVYPYLETNVDHLPMSFSQEPIPADKTDKSIALHGPETPFRHWTVMQRYIKSLIERNNYEDLVSYNTTVELAEKVGTEWKLVLRKEGKEKDYWWTEYFDAVVVASGHYWVPYIPAIDGLDEFEKGRPGSVIHSKHFRGRGYFKNKRVVVVGASVSAADIAYDLAHSKTADLPVHTITIGRAANGYFGGGAFEHPRIQQHPSIKSVCPKTRTVHLADGKSIPNVDSIIFGTGYTWTMPFLPDVEIRNNRVPELYQHVVYQRDPTLLFVGAVGAGLTFKIFEWQAVFAARVLAGRASLPSVEVMKEWEEKRIKARGDGVKFTLVFPDFEEYFEDVRRLAGEPENGMGRRLPKFQREWFRAFMDGHELRKDMWRRLNKEAREEEEQREKGAVKAKL